tgtaaatagactgagatatatatttaaatatatgaaataagttgagatatgtttaacttttttatgagaagttgaaaaagtaattaattCTATTAATAATTAGTCGGAGATAGATTGAGACCACGttaacaaccaaacatagcTGTCTTTACCGTTTCGTCTTTCTTTTCTCTATACAtagtttattaaaatatataataaaaaaatacagcaTTGAGAAAACTCCACAATCAgtttataaacaattaaaaattcacaatttttcCTCATACAACTAGAAATCATCTGTAACAGAAGCACCTTCTTTACCAAAATAACTTGAGACTTTCTTTTCCCAAGGAATTTTAAGGAGATGTGTACATGTAACTTATTGAATATTGGAAAATATGATAAAGATTAATATTCAAACTACTCATAAATGGATAAAACAGACTCCCACTTTACCCGAGCGTATGAACATCTGAATTGGGCATAATCATCCTTACACCAAACATTTAATGGCAATTAACAACCAGTGGCCAGCAAATGTGTTCTAGCTACCTATGATATGACgactcattttatatttatatagtacCTTATCTTCGTAACCCAAATGATATCCCTCCCACGGTGCACTTCACTTGTTTTGATGGCTTATCCTGTTTTCTGACATGGcaacaatataaatatgttgaGATAAGGTGATACCATAAATAACGGGCTACTAGAAACACACCCAAGTGATTGAGCCAGACAATGTCGAACGTATCAGAGAATTCATCATAAAttaaaccacataattttttaatggaggCAAGAGGCTCACACGAAACCAATCAAACAGTTGAGGCACCAACCGAAGCATCAAGAGATTAACGCAACATAGACAAATGAAATAGGACATGAGCAAAAATGACAACAGAATCtagaaatagaataataaatattctcttcattataatatatcatattggTATCCACTTATgtgtaattaaaataatttggtcTAAAACAGTTTAagatacaaaaaataatgacaCGAGTGGCCCTTAATTGATGGAAAATCAACAAATTATGAGTTGTATCGCGGGTTTATAAACTTTTTGAACAAAACAgagtaaaatgtcaaaatataaTCCGGAAAATTTCTGACGTATCATGAAGACTTCGGGTGCGTTTGGAACTCAaaccactctcaactcatcattacaattttttcaaatcccaacacaaaatataataaataatttaactttttcaaattctaaaataataataatattaaaaaataatattctaacaatattttatcatctcaactcaactcacttcaacatccaaacacaaccttcgTTTTTATCTATTGGGTCCATCCTCATTCCTCTGGTTACCGCCCACCATCTCGGTCATGATCAATAACCCCACTGGCCACACATGTAAAAgatatttagtttatttcagTTAGGGGTATAATCCATTCGGTTTGatttacttttaaataaattttaaaaccaaattagtatataccgattttacattttcaagaaTCGATATTGCACCGATTgccctcctaaaccgatactttCGGTTTTATCGATTCTAGtcctatttttcaatttttaatatatattaaagctctaatctcttatacttatatatatatattaatatatataaatattagtaatacactaatactattagtatatagtaataatattggtatagtactattattatatgttagtgataatatagtaattaatatactaatgtatattagtattactaatatatttatcaaaaggaatatgttgagaatttattaagccataaaatgtaattaatatatattttatatttaaaacatatgatcaaataaatattcatgtttaagattaaaattttatattataaattataatacaacattattttatatataattataatttataaaaattatatataatataaaaaattaattaaaaatatataaatatgaggaccggtccggtcctaaaaatataaaaccgagACCAGACTGGTTATGACTGGTTTTTAAAATGGAGAAACCGGTCCCGAACTGAACCGGTCTAAAACCAAACCGAACCAACCAGTTTGGGCCGATTCGGTCCAATTTtctggtttatttttacagccctagttccaatattattttctttcaaggGGTATCAAGTTATATGGATTCCCACGAGTTACTTTAAGTCAATCCTACTGGGATGTGcaatattttgcattttgcatttcccattttataaatttgttagtaattaatacaGATATCCACAGTCGGGATcttaagtttgagaaaattttccATGGCAATAGAGGAGCTGGAGATCAAATTATCATTACTTTTCGCGATTAATCTCCCTGTCCTGGATGCAGTCATCATTGTCTCGTGAATGTGCATAGTGCAGCTCTATACAATCATTGTATCTTATCCTAAATAAAGTTCATAATTTGGAAAGTGAAAGCAGATGGTTCCATTCGAACACGAATAAATACACAAACGACAAGCCTAACAAAACATAATCACTTCAGTAGGTCCAAATCTTAATCAAGCGTATAAGACAAATTTAGCCGGGCTGTGCTGCTGAAATATCTTACAAAGTTAGGATGCAAATCAAGCAAAAGGCTGACCTGTAGTATAGTGAAAGGTTTCTCAAAACTGTCTGAAGGTAAGGTTGAGACGGCCAGGACGAAGACGAGTTTCTTCCAGCAAGGCCTTTGGAGCCGACTTTGGTATGATGGACGACACACCATGAAATATGTGTCTAGATTTAccaccaaaaaacaaaacatctcCTGATTCCAGAAAAATTCTCTCTGCATTGTCCACATTCCTCTGATCTCCATACAGGAATTCTGCGGAATCGCCCAAGGATAAGGAGACAACAGGCAATCCCTTACAGAGACTCTCTCTGCTTTCATCACGATCctaatataaatagatatgTATTATATTCAAAATGAGTACATATAACTTCTTCAAACAATTTACAACAAGAAGTATAAAGCTCATcatggtacttttttttttctcttatcgtTCCTAACAAAAAGTGGATGTGTAGAAGTATATATAGATGCTTATCTCCTTGAACTTTTTATGCTTATATATCATACAACTTGTTGATGTCTAGCAGAAAATGCTAGATTGTACAACCACATCTTTCAAGCTACTGACATCAGTAAGTAAACCgcaagtattttttagataatgggACAGTCTAACATGGTGGTGCAGCACTGACCTGGTGGAGCCCAAGTCTCCCACTGGTAGTATAAAAGTTGACGATGCATATATCAGGAGATGTTAGAGGGAGTATGTCTTCCACATTGCTAACATGGTATTCTTTCTTAACAAGGGCATGTGCATCTTGAATTGCTCTCTTAACCAACAGGCTAAATTCGCGTGGAATGCAAGGTGGCTCACTACCATCAACAGGCCGAGTGTCATCATATTTTCTTGACATGGGATCCCACTTCATACCAAGACACATCATCTGCAGACGAAGTTTTGCTCCATCTTGGTAACCCGGCTGGTAGAATCCCCCTGGGCCAATACCAAGATAGCGACATTTCTTTACAATTTCAACCTGAAACAGTAAGAGTGGTACAGTGTACAACTACTCAAGCTTACAGGATTTTGGAATACCCAGCGAGCTTTCTTAAAAGAAACGCAGAAGGCACACATGCTAGCTAATTGACATGCCAGCTTATAGCAACAAAGAACATTAACTTTAGCTACATTGTATTTATGTGTAGACCCGATTTGTTTGACAAGTATTTGAAACATTCAAAAACACTAATACCCAATTTAAGGCATGGCAGTAAGAACAACCTGTTCTTTATGGGTGATGTACCGTTTTAGTAGAACCATCCCAGGCCTCAGTACTCTTTGTTTTGCCCCTTCCATTTCAGTGTGCCCCATTTCATTCAAAGAGCCTGTGGATATGGTAGCAGATCTCCTGTTTCCACATAGGCATATATCATATGGCTTGGCCTTAGGAAAACCATGGGAATAACTCGTACCGCCTCCATATTTTGAATTGCCTCGTCCATGTTTAAGTCTTCCGCCATGAGCAGGCTTTTGCTTCTTCCCAAAGTGACCCAAACCGCTTCCATTTAAAATCTGTATCCTATGTAGATGAGTGATTGAACAACTATCATGCCTATGGATAACTACAGcttaaaaaaagaacaacaaatgaacaacagaattagGTTTACCAATTCCATTATGTTATACAACACCAAGGCAGTCAATTCGTGTTAAATTTTCAAGTGTGACAGAATCTAAGCGatcaataacaataaaaaataataattaatacattacTGTTGAGCCTAAATTCATAAGCTGCTTTCAAGACCTACAAATGTTTCCTATCTTCCATCGTTTGCAGATTCAACTAAACAGTATATTCAATTCCTTGAGCTCCTTTGTTGAGGTTACAGTATAGAATTAAACCAACCTAGTTTACGAGAAACATCATACAAGTTCATTTGAAATTGACTTCCTCTTTCGTTTCTggttaaaaagaagaaaacttacGGGGTCATAACGAGGAGCCGCAGAAATGCCACTCGCGATTCCGCGAGAACACTTCACTCCGCTGTTTCCCCAATTCAAGTTGTTTCCCAGCGATGAGAACCATACCTCCATGGACGATAGACGATAGATACGATGGCTGGAACCATACCTCCATGGACGATAGATACGATGGTACCTCCATGACAGGGTGGAGGCTCGACGGAGAAGC
This genomic interval from Juglans regia cultivar Chandler chromosome 3, Walnut 2.0, whole genome shotgun sequence contains the following:
- the LOC108985284 gene encoding alpha-ketoglutarate-dependent dioxygenase AlkB-like isoform X1 — translated: MLLRRASTLSWRYHRIYRPWRYGSSHRIYRLSSMEVWFSSLGNNLNWGNSGVKCSRGIASGISAAPRYDPILNGSGLGHFGKKQKPAHGGRLKHGRGNSKYGGGTSYSHGFPKAKPYDICLCGNRRSATISTGSLNEMGHTEMEGAKQRVLRPGMVLLKRYITHKEQVEIVKKCRYLGIGPGGFYQPGYQDGAKLRLQMMCLGMKWDPMSRKYDDTRPVDGSEPPCIPREFSLLVKRAIQDAHALVKKEYHVSNVEDILPLTSPDICIVNFYTTSGRLGLHQDRDESRESLCKGLPVVSLSLGDSAEFLYGDQRNVDNAERIFLESGDVLFFGGKSRHIFHGVSSIIPKSAPKALLEETRLRPGRLNLTFRQF
- the LOC108985284 gene encoding alpha-ketoglutarate-dependent dioxygenase AlkB-like isoform X2, which codes for MTPIQILNGSGLGHFGKKQKPAHGGRLKHGRGNSKYGGGTSYSHGFPKAKPYDICLCGNRRSATISTGSLNEMGHTEMEGAKQRVLRPGMVLLKRYITHKEQVEIVKKCRYLGIGPGGFYQPGYQDGAKLRLQMMCLGMKWDPMSRKYDDTRPVDGSEPPCIPREFSLLVKRAIQDAHALVKKEYHVSNVEDILPLTSPDICIVNFYTTSGRLGLHQDRDESRESLCKGLPVVSLSLGDSAEFLYGDQRNVDNAERIFLESGDVLFFGGKSRHIFHGVSSIIPKSAPKALLEETRLRPGRLNLTFRQF